One genomic region from Evansella sp. LMS18 encodes:
- the ccsB gene encoding c-type cytochrome biogenesis protein CcsB, giving the protein MVQLSSNFLLIAFFLYLASTVFFAVSITGRKFKNKEGLENNKAGLFGYITAILAFLAAMTYFVLRWIAAGHAPVSNMFEYTAFLGIMMSLGLIIIYPIYKNNYLGLFTMPIVMLIIAYASMFPREVQPLIPALQSYWLTIHVITVALAQGVLAIGFVGGLLYLIRVIDFTKKSKKVKWLEFIMYSLVSVVAYISLNIGFSAAGYEATFNYINERDNESVVTYTMPAIVGPNQGELVTEDRMEPFFSTPANIVSQDLNTVIWSLLGGLVLYLILRAIFRKPIGGAIQPLLKGVNPNTVDELSYRSIAIGFPLFALGGLIFAMIWAQIAWTRFWGWDPKEVWALITFLFYAAYLHLRLSRGWHGEKSAWMCVIGFAIIMFNLIFVNLVIAGLHSYA; this is encoded by the coding sequence ATGGTCCAACTAAGCAGTAACTTTCTACTAATCGCATTTTTCCTGTACCTGGCATCAACAGTATTTTTCGCTGTTTCAATAACGGGCAGGAAATTTAAAAATAAAGAAGGCCTCGAGAATAATAAAGCTGGTCTATTCGGCTATATTACAGCCATTCTGGCGTTTCTGGCTGCGATGACATATTTTGTTTTAAGATGGATAGCAGCCGGACATGCTCCGGTAAGTAATATGTTCGAATACACAGCATTCCTTGGCATTATGATGTCCCTTGGACTGATTATCATTTATCCGATATATAAAAATAACTATCTTGGCCTTTTCACGATGCCTATAGTAATGTTAATCATTGCCTACGCATCGATGTTCCCCCGGGAAGTGCAGCCGCTTATACCTGCTTTGCAGTCCTACTGGCTCACGATTCACGTTATTACTGTAGCTCTTGCCCAGGGAGTGCTGGCCATTGGATTCGTCGGCGGACTTCTATACCTCATAAGAGTGATTGACTTTACGAAAAAGTCAAAGAAAGTAAAATGGCTGGAGTTCATTATGTACTCCCTCGTCAGTGTTGTTGCTTATATCAGTTTAAATATAGGATTTAGCGCTGCAGGTTATGAAGCGACGTTTAATTATATCAATGAAAGAGATAATGAAAGTGTTGTTACTTATACTATGCCTGCGATTGTAGGGCCTAATCAGGGTGAACTGGTTACGGAAGACAGGATGGAGCCATTCTTCTCCACACCTGCGAACATTGTCAGCCAGGACCTGAACACGGTTATCTGGTCCCTGTTGGGAGGGCTTGTACTTTACCTTATTCTCCGTGCAATATTCCGCAAACCTATAGGAGGGGCTATTCAGCCGCTTCTGAAGGGAGTAAATCCGAACACCGTTGATGAACTAAGCTATCGTTCCATCGCTATCGGATTCCCGCTGTTCGCTCTTGGAGGTTTAATCTTTGCGATGATTTGGGCGCAAATTGCCTGGACAAGGTTCTGGGGATGGGATCCTAAAGAAGTCTGGGCGCTTATCACTTTCCTGTTCTATGCAGCTTATCTCCACCTTCGTCTTTCCAGAGGCTGGCATGGAGAAAAAAGCGCGTGGATGTGCGTAATTGGCTTTGCCATCATTATGTTCAACTTAATCTTTGTAAACCTTGTAATTGCAGGCCTGCATTCCTATGCCTGA